CCACTTGGAATATGAAGTAGAAAAATACCATAAAGAGCTTGATGACTTATAACATTACTCGGTATTTTATCGTTCTTATTACTCCATCATAGGCTTATATATGTTATTTTCAGTCATACACCACATCGAACATCCAAATATTGTGTGGCAGACCCTGTCCTATGCTCAACCTGATATGCTCTTTTGTAGTGTTGATTGTGTGTGTTAGGAATATGGCCTTTTTTGCAAGAAGAAACTTGATCGAAGCTTTGTGTGATCAAGTTTATGTGTTGCTTGCTATGAGTGTCTCGAGCAAGAGGACCAAGTGTTGGCAGGTGGGCGTCAACAAGGTGGGCTGTCAGCAGGTGTTCGAGTTGGTCGGTGGTGGTGCACCTGCGCCATGAATGGATCAATACTCTAGGAGGTTCTGTCGAGGCCTAATCCATCCAGGTAGTTTGTTATACTACTGATATGAATACACATTATTTATCAAGAGCTTTTGTATATCATATTATCAAGGAAAATAATCCGTCTATGCATTTCTTGTGTTCATGTGCAGTTCAGAGCCATTGTTATCCATCCAGCACTTAATTTAACTAAAGCTTGTGAAAATATTTTTCCCATAGAAATAATCACTTCGGATTGGTAGTGTCAAAAGGATGCAAAATATTTGTACACATTTTTTTCCCATTTTCATGAGACTTCCACTCTGCTATTGCATTAGTAATTTTCATTGCCCTGTATTACATCATTGATTGTAATCAGAGTATGATTATATGCTTGCTTCATGGTGCTTTAGGTCAAGATGTTTGGTATATGCTCATCTTGTTGAGTTTAACTTTTAGCTAATAACCAAATTGTTTCCTTTTCCAGGATTCTCCTATGATGGAAGATGTTCTAATCATCTTACAGTCAAGGGTTATGGCAGATAAACTCACAAAAATATTTATTTAGATCTTTCAGTTTGGAAGTGCCATGTTTTCTACTTGTACTCTACAGGCAGTGTTACTGATCTGTTTTCAATCTCAGTATGCCGTCTATCCGGATTTTGTATCGCTTGCATAGTGCCTAATATCATGAGCCAATTCTAATATTATTTATAGAGCTTTCATATTATCATTAGTATGATGGAGCCTGTAAAGTATTGTCCACTACTGATTACATTAGCTTCACCTCAGAACGTGGAAAGAGGAAGTAGAGTTATCAATACTACTGTAGATATTAATGTTTCCGGAGCATCGTTTCCAATTGTCTGTTATCTCATTGTGTTTATGAGCAGATACATCTCCTGTGACACTTAGTCTTACACTTGCTGATATAAACTACTTGGCAATATTTATAGAATGTATGTCtttatatttgtactattcgataCAAATCAGTTGTCCTCGGCAAACATTGCGGCTTGCTTTTGGTACAAATTTTGCCTCTATGATCTGTAGTTTTGTGTTTATCCTGGGCAACAACTACACTTTGCTGGGCATCAACTACACTTTGCTTTTGGTATATATTTAATCTATATGCCCTACATTAAACTTAGTTATCCTGGGCAACAACTATACCTTGCTCTTGATGCATCTTTGTAGTGTTTGTGATATATACTGAACACATTATTTTGGGGGGTTATTTAAATTTCTTTTGGATGTTTTAAACGCTTTGTGATATTAAAGTTTTAGTCGTTGGGTCACTGTGAGGCAACACCCGCAAGGCGCGCTTCTAATCTCATCATTAGACCAAAACATTCGGACCGGCACCCTCGCGGCAAGGCGCGATCCCGATCTAGTAGCTATATGAAAGCAGGGGAGCCGTCCGAGCAGAGGTTGGCAAGGATTCTTCTTGGCACGGAAGAAAAGTTCCTTGACTCGCTCCAGTAAACCCCACGCACGCAAGtcattaattttttttgcttttgcttttcaaCACGCACGCCACTCATCATCACACTATTCCCCACCGCAATCCCCAACGCGTGACACAGCTTCCACCCCCCTCGATCGGAGCCGGGCCGGCACGGAACACTGCTCCCCTCCCCTCTCCTCGCACCGCACGCGCGCGCCGGGTCCCAATCGAACCTCACGACGCACGCCGCGACCCGATCCCGATCCCACCGCGCCAGGAGCATCGCCCCGTCCGCCCCGTCCGTATCCGGCACCCCCGAGAACCAGAGTCCCGACCGACACCGCCCGCCACCCCGACTCTCCCGCGGCAACGCCTGAAATACCCCGCCCCAGCGCCCGATCCCGCGAGAAAACTCGCCACCCGTCGCTTGGGCTTGACTCCTCGTCTGCCTCGGATCGAGTAGAAACTTCCGGTGGTAGGTCGCCCCGGCTTTACCCCACCGGCCACCACCCCCGCCCCGCCCCCAAAActgttctcctcctccgcctcgtggaaGCCGACTCTCTTTCCGTGGGGAGCGAAGCGGGGCGGGCGATGAGGCCGGGGGCGCCAACGCGGAGCTCACCCACCCAGTCCACCGCAAGCATGTGGCCGGGCAGGTGAACTCCACTCCCCCGCTCTCCCCACGCGCCGCGCGGTTAAATTGCTCGCCTCCTCCACCCCGCAGACCGCAGCAGCAGAGGCCGATCGAGCCGCGGCGGCATGGGTCCCAACCTCAAGTACCGGGCTGGGCTCGTCCTCATCGTCGCCGTCGTGCTCATATGGGTCACCTCCGCCGAGGTCACGCAGGTATGCTCCTGCCAAGCCCAgctttttcctcctcctcttcctcacatGCTTGCTGCTCCTTTTCTGTACTTTATCATTATTGTTGTTTATTCGAGGCCTCTGGATCTTGGCTGCTCTTGTTTGATAGTTTCCGCAGGCCTTTTGTATCGCATTTATTCTTCATCTGAATTGTTTAGTGTCATTGAGAAGTCTTTACTGCAATAGACAATTGTTTCACGGTGGTGGGATGTTATGGCAGCGTGTAGAATACGACCGAGCCTGCGCATCGATATGTTTTTCTTCTAGTATTTTCCGACCTCGATTTGGTAGCTTTTGCCACCGGGTGTCCTGGAGAAATTTGCTGTACAAAGTCGTTGCGTGTGTGGGTAGATGTCTGTACAAATGGAAAAATTGCTgtgaatgctccatggatgtgtgCATCTGTCAGCATTTCAGTCTTTGCCTTGCAAATGCTAGTTTGCTTGAGTTGGTTGCTGACACTTCACATCACCAATACCCGGATGATTGTAGGTGGTTGTGATATTCTTACTCACCTAATGCATCATTGCAAGGAACCTTACTTCAGTTTTGGCAATCAGTACTTACATTTTACTGAAGAGCACTACATGGACACACTCTACTAGTTCATCAGGAGAGCATATGCGTTTCACCCTTACATGAATGTTTGTTTTGTTCCTTTTGATAAATTTGTTGTTATCAATGAAGCAAATTTTAACTTGAGCATCTGAACTGAACCTCTGTGTGCAGGGGATTTTCGCTAACTACAAGCAACCATTCGCAATTACTTACTTGGGGGCCTCCCTTATGGTGATCTACATCCCGTTGGCATTTCTGAAGGATTTTATATACAGATTGCTGAGAAGGAATTCTGGAAGCAGCAAGGCCTCAAAAATCGCGAGCAAATCTTCATTTGGCGGTAGCGCTCCTCTGAAGAATGGTGAATTTCAGAAGATGCTGGAAATGGAACCACAGAAAACCGTGGTGATAAAAATTACTGATGTGGACATTCCTGTACTAGAAGAGACGAAACCACTCATCTGTGGAATTGGTGAATGTGAGGGTGGGGTTTTGAAGGAGCAACAGCTTTCCACCAAGGAGATTGCAATTTATGGGTTGTATCTTTGTCCCATATGGTTTGTCACAGAGGTAAATTTTCCAGTTATCTTGCCTGTTACTTATGATTCATGAAATAGTTTGGTTTCAGTCATACAGACAGTATTTTGATCGATACAGTTACTCATCTTCTCTTATGCTTTGGATGCAGTATTTGTCAAATGCGGCACTTGCAAGAACCAGTGTGGCAAGCACTACTGTACTATCTTCAACTTCGGGACTCTTCACCCTTTTCATTGGTGTGCTACTGGGCCAAGATTCCATAAATGCTGCCAAAGTTATTGCTGTTTTTGTTAGCATGGCTGGTGTGGCAATGACAACTATGGGCCAGACTTGGGCAACAGATGAATCAGAAGTAAGCAATTCAGGGTGAGTGGGTTTACCCTGGCAATTAAGCTTCTCAGCTGTGCATTGGTACCAACTGCCAAGTGGCTGTATACTGTCCATACCTAATTTAGCTTCTCACCTGTGCATTGGTACCAACTACCAAGTGGGCTGTATATTGTCCATAATTAGCTTCTCAGCTGTGCACTTGCTTTCTTTTTAGTAAAGATGGTTAGCTGCAATCAAATTATTTTTCTTAAAAAGGAGAAACTAAAAGCATTTGACATTCCTGTTTCATGGGGTAATTAATGAGGCTGTTTTTGGGGATGAACTCATCACTTTGCCAATTGTCTAATTCTTGAGCTTTACAACCACAGGGCCACACAGAGGACTCTTCTAGGAGACATGTTTGGTCTTATGTCAGCTATGTCATATGGTCTATTCACAGGTTGGTTATTGCACTCTTCTCTTCAGTTTGTAGTCTATTCACTGGTTGGTTGTTGCCTGATCCTGATTGTTTCACATCATTCCAGTGCTTCTCAAAAAGTTTGCTGGAGAAGGATCAGAAAAGGTTGATGTCCAAAAACTGTTTGGTTTTCTCGGACTTTTCAGTCTTTGTCTTCTCTGGTGGCTTGGTAAGATTTTTCATTTTTGCACATTTTATTGTTCTAATAGTGCTCAGTATTCAAATATTCATTGATATAAATAGCATGTACTAAACATAAACTGCTGACATACAAGCCTTATGGCATTGGACGTGAGTCTCATCGGAAGCTACAGGGACTGGCTGTATTCACTCATTCATGACCCAAAATGTTCTGTATGTTGTGCATGCAAGTATTTTATTTGGTATTTTGGTCGAATCGTCAGGAATAGTTTTGTGTCGAGGTCCACATGTACTTTGTATGTATTTATAGTTTGTTCTTCCTGGTCTAAATATACCAATATGCTGAAGTGTTTGTATCTTTTCAGTGTGGCCATTAACTGCACTTGGCATTGAGCCAAAGTTTACAATGCCCCACTCAGCTAAAGTGGATGAAGTGGTGCTGGCAAACGGCCTTATTGGGAGTGTGCTATCAGACTACTTTTGGTACGCATTAAGAGAAGGCTAATGTTTTTTTTTACAATATTGCATAACTGCGGTGTTTTGACAACGTAACTTCTGCACAGGGCTCTTTCCGTGGTTTGGACTAATCCCTTGGTGGCCACGTTAGGCATGTCGCTCACAATTCCACTAGCGATGGTTGCTGACATGGTCATCCACGGCCGACATTATTCAGCAGTCTACATTTTTGGCTCTGTCCAGGTATCTAACTCTTTTGCCCTGCATCTCAGAACTGTTTATTTTAGGTTTTGTTGAAAAGCTATAATTCTAACCACTTCTGATGCACAAATACTGACAAAAACTACTGTTATCATTTCGAAAGTTGAAATAGCTATTGCCTATTGGTATCCCCATGTTCAGTTCTCTGAACCTCTTTGCCTGCTCAAGATCACTCTTACTTGCATTTGCCATCTGTTTTACTCTGTTTACCTGTGCTGCTCTTGCAGGTATTTTCTGGGTTCGTCATCGCCAATCTTGCCGACCGCGTTTCACGTTTCTTAGGTCTATAGTCGTGAAATGTACAAGGTTGAATCGGAGTGTACATCTGGAAGGTTGGGTAGGGTTAGTAACGAAGTGTACATTGGGTGTTTGGGTTAGTTAGTTATAAGGACAGCTCTGTCTTCTCTGTAAATCATAAGGATGGGGGAAATGGCATTGCAGCTCTGTTTCCTTTTTACCTTCGGCCCCCTTTACACGCAGGAATGGATAATTTTGGTGTGGTGGAATTGAAACAGTGAAAGCTTAGCATACGTAAGGAACATTATGAATTTATGATGTCGTGGCAGACCTTTGAAACTGTAAATTCTTAGCTTTTGCTATGCTATGTTAACGCCTGTATAGCGCAAAAATTTTCAGCGCTCtcacagaaaaagaaattaaatAATCTTTGAGCACCATACTTGATGTGTGATGGGACTACACTTCAAGATAAAAAATCGTAATAATGAAAGGTTATGTTTTTTTAGGGGATCAAATGTTATGTGCATGCCTAGTTAAGGGCAATCTtcctttttttttgagacaaaggtCAATTTCCCTAAACGGTGCCTGCAGCCGCGTTAGGTGGGCTGGCCCATTTTTCTGTTTCAGTCTGTATGTTTTTTTTTCTTCAGGGTGGGTCCAACCACTGACCTCCTGTATCGAGGCGCAATGCGCTAACCAACGGGCCGCTCAAGCTCGTCTGATATTTTTCAACATTCTCATTATTTTATTACTTCtactttttctttcctttttccgtttctccttttcttttcctgGTTTGATGAACATTTTCTGCCAAATTGATGAGCTTTTCTCTAAAAGTTGATGAATTATTTTTCAAATttccatgatttttttttcaaatttgatgaacctttttcctATTCAATGAACTTTTGtaaaagtcgatgaacttttttcttcaaatcgatgaacttttttcattttttgaTGATCTTTTTTCTaatttgattaacattttttcaagcTTGGTGAACTTTTGCCAATTTGGATGAACCTTTTCCAAAttggatgaatttttttcaaattgataaactttttcccaattcaatgaactttttttaaatttggTGGACTTGTTTCATATTCAATGAACTTtttatcaaaattgatgaactttttttcaaactcaCAAACTTTTTCCCGTTTTGagtttttttcaaattcataaatcTTTTTGAGTTTGCGATTTTTTCAAAATATATTATTTTTTTAAATGAACTTCTTTTGAATTCGTGAACCTTTTCGATTTGGTGAACATTTTTGTGAATACGCGAACTTTTTTTGCATGTTTGTGAACTTCATTTGAAATCTATGAACATGTTTTCAAATAATTGAAAAATCTAAGCATTAAAGTGTAATGCCACGTCTACGTTTCTATTCTTAAACAACCCGCGCTGTAAATAGCGACTAGCAATTATTGGTCTAGTGGTTAGCATCGCTATAAAGAAGTTCGATGGCGCGAGTTCGAATTCC
The window above is part of the Triticum aestivum cultivar Chinese Spring chromosome 2A, IWGSC CS RefSeq v2.1, whole genome shotgun sequence genome. Proteins encoded here:
- the LOC123190798 gene encoding uncharacterized transporter C405.03c, whose translation is MGPNLKYRAGLVLIVAVVLIWVTSAEVTQGIFANYKQPFAITYLGASLMVIYIPLAFLKDFIYRLLRRNSGSSKASKIASKSSFGGSAPLKNGEFQKMLEMEPQKTVVIKITDVDIPVLEETKPLICGIGECEGGVLKEQQLSTKEIAIYGLYLCPIWFVTEYLSNAALARTSVASTTVLSSTSGLFTLFIGVLLGQDSINAAKVIAVFVSMAGVAMTTMGQTWATDESEVSNSGATQRTLLGDMFGLMSAMSYGLFTVLLKKFAGEGSEKVDVQKLFGFLGLFSLCLLWWLVWPLTALGIEPKFTMPHSAKVDEVVLANGLIGSVLSDYFWALSVVWTNPLVATLGMSLTIPLAMVADMVIHGRHYSAVYIFGSVQVFSGFVIANLADRVSRFLGL